The Methanosarcinales archaeon genome includes the window TTTCACGGTTTATAAATCTCATATATATTCACTTACTGAATTATTCAGTTACTGCATTACTTAAACATTTCGGTACTTCTGTTTAATTCAACCTGTCTTGCACGTAAGACCACACAGGGCAGAGGCCTTATCCTGCTTACAAAAGACACGAAAATGTCAGAGGATGGCATAAGGTTTGTACCACTGTGGAATGAATCATAATTCTGGTTAGCAATAACCGAGACCTAAAAAAACCAAATATTTCAATCATTCCTTCCAGAAATCCCTTGTCAAAAGCACAAGCACAGTAAATATTTCCAGCCTGCCTATCCACATATTTGCTATCAGCACAAGTTTCCCCACCGCAGGTATGGTGCTAAAATTTGACCACGGCCCCACAAGGTTGAAACCGGGCCCGATATTGCCAAGGGTCACAATGGATGCAGAAGCTGCACTCAGCATCTCCAGACCAAGTAGGCCCATAATAAAAGTGCTGACCATAAACACCAGTATATATAGTATGATAAATGAAAAAATACTTGCCATAACATCTTCGGGTACCACCCTGTCTCCCAACCTGATAGGTTTTACAATCTTAGGCTGCAGAGCTCTGAACAGTTCCCGATATCCGTATTTCAACATTAACATTAGCCTTACGATCTTGATACCACCAGCTGTGGAACCGGCACATCCACCAATGAACATAAGGACAAACAATATCATCCGAGACGAGTCGGGCCAGGTATTGAAATCATGGGTTGCATATCCTGTAGTGGTCAGGATCGATACCACCTGGAAAATGGCATATCTGGAAGATGTGGTAATTCCCTCAAAAGTCCCTGTAATCCAGAGTGTCAATGTCAATAGTACTGATGCACCCAACACGATAAAGGCATAGAATTTAAATTCGCTATCACGCAGCAGACTTTTCCGGTCCACATAAATCATTCTGTAATGCAGTGCAAAGTTGGCCCCTGCAACGAACATGAAGAAGGTAATAATACCTTCGATCAAAGGACTGCCAAAGGCTGCAACAGAATCGGCGCGGGGTGAGAATCCACCGCAAGCCATGGTGGTAAACGTGTGGGTCAGGGCATCATACACATCCATTCCGGCAATCAGCAGTGCTAATACTTCAATAGCTGATATTACCACATACACCATCCAGAGTATCTTTGCAGTCTCGATCAGCCTGGGCTTGAGTTTATCCTCTGTGGGTCCAGGCGCCTCTGCTTTGAACAGCTGCCGGCCTGCCACTGCCAGTTTGGGCAGAATAGCCAGGAACAGCATAATGATACCCATACCGCCCAGCCACTGGACAAAACTGCGCCAGAAAAGCAGTGCATTTGAATAGGATTCAATATCAGTCATTATTGTTGCACCAGTGGTGGTAAAACCAGACATTGACTCGAACAGGGAATCCACAGGGGAGAGACCGCTGAACAGAAACGGAAGTGCACCGAACATTGCAGCTGCTAACCAGCCGAATGCCACAATGGCAAAACTCTCCTTGTTTTTCAACTCTTCAGTGCTGCGGTTAGTGTATTCAAGTATGACCCCCACCACTGATGTGATAACAAATGAATAAATAAAAATAATGGCAGAATCCCATTCAGCAGGGTCTGACCTTGAATAATAATAACCCACTATTGCTGGGATCAGCATTAAAAATCCCAGAAACTTCAAAATAATTCCCAGGGTATGCAAAACAATCTTGAATTTCATGAATCCAACTGCTATTTATTTAGAAATATATAATGTTTTACCAATTAAGGGCTTTGGGACAAAATTCACTTATATCATACCAGCCCGTATATCCCATCCAATAATTTCGTCCCAAAGCCGTGTTGAACGAAAGGTTTAAGTCTAATGCGGACATAAAACGGGCGTTACCCCAGCGCAACATCCTTATGTTTAATATTCAACTCGGTGAAGAATTGTTCAGCAAAAAAAATAGGCATAATTTTGCAGAAATATTAGATGTAGCTAGCGCTGACAATCAGAGGGCTCGTAGCTCAGCTAGGCAGAGCACCTGGCTTTTACAATGGATGGAATGTCAACATTCATTTGAAGATACCAGATGGTCGGGGGTTCGAATCCCTCCGAGCCCGCTTTTCACAACCTAGGGGGATGAATGTAAGAATGAAAAGTCCGAAAAGTCCGAAGAGTTTTAGTTTATTGAATCATCAAATAGTGCCTGAGCATATTTTATTATCAGATAATGATGCAAATCTAGTTCTAAAAAAATATGATATAGAAAAGGAACAGTTGCCAAAAATAAAAATCACTGATCCGGTTATTAAGGAAATAAATGCCCAGGTAGGCGAGATAGTCAAAATAATAAGAAAAAGCCAGACAGCCGGTGAAGCTGAATTCTACAGGTTGGTAATTGAATAATCATTTGGACAGAATGGAACTTCCAAGAATTTATTTTGTATAATTTAGAAGGGGCGATAGCGTGTTAGATTTAGGT containing:
- a CDS encoding DNA-directed RNA polymerase subunit H; protein product: MKSPKSPKSFSLLNHQIVPEHILLSDNDANLVLKKYDIEKEQLPKIKITDPVIKEINAQVGEIVKIIRKSQTAGEAEFYRLVIE
- a CDS encoding TrkH family potassium uptake protein, producing the protein MKFKIVLHTLGIILKFLGFLMLIPAIVGYYYSRSDPAEWDSAIIFIYSFVITSVVGVILEYTNRSTEELKNKESFAIVAFGWLAAAMFGALPFLFSGLSPVDSLFESMSGFTTTGATIMTDIESYSNALLFWRSFVQWLGGMGIIMLFLAILPKLAVAGRQLFKAEAPGPTEDKLKPRLIETAKILWMVYVVISAIEVLALLIAGMDVYDALTHTFTTMACGGFSPRADSVAAFGSPLIEGIITFFMFVAGANFALHYRMIYVDRKSLLRDSEFKFYAFIVLGASVLLTLTLWITGTFEGITTSSRYAIFQVVSILTTTGYATHDFNTWPDSSRMILFVLMFIGGCAGSTAGGIKIVRLMLMLKYGYRELFRALQPKIVKPIRLGDRVVPEDVMASIFSFIILYILVFMVSTFIMGLLGLEMLSAASASIVTLGNIGPGFNLVGPWSNFSTIPAVGKLVLIANMWIGRLEIFTVLVLLTRDFWKE